The Candidatus Sericytochromatia bacterium genome includes a window with the following:
- a CDS encoding amidohydrolase has product MLTLDLQQQIIDWRRDFHRHPELGFQEHRTAARLAEILAGLPHLEVETGVAQTGLVALLRGAHPGPTLLVRADMDALPIHELHDSEFRSTRDGVMHACGHDGHMAMQLGAIHHLVACREQLHGQVKFIFQPAEEGPGGAKPMIEAGVLRNPTVDAAIGFHIWNSLPVGQIGIAEGPVMANTDEFEILVQGKGGHGAAPHLSVDSIVVAAHLVTALQSIVSRAVDPLERAVVTVGKLVAGDRHNIIAHTARLNGTARTFSPEVAKLIPERVAAIAEHTCKAFGAQCHLHYQTVYPATVNDGAMCRRVWDSAVKAVGPENVVVARPSMGGEDMSFFLQAVPGCFFFIGSANAEKGVDVPHHHPEFRIDEDALAVGTRVIVQAVLDFLAPVSAEPAAAR; this is encoded by the coding sequence ATGCTCACTCTGGACCTGCAGCAGCAAATCATCGACTGGCGTCGCGACTTTCACCGCCATCCGGAACTCGGCTTCCAGGAACATCGCACGGCAGCCCGTCTGGCCGAGATTCTGGCAGGGTTGCCGCACCTGGAAGTCGAGACGGGGGTGGCCCAGACCGGCCTGGTGGCTTTGTTGCGTGGCGCCCATCCCGGGCCGACCCTGTTGGTGCGCGCCGACATGGATGCCCTGCCCATTCACGAACTCCACGACAGCGAATTCCGTTCGACCCGTGATGGGGTGATGCACGCCTGCGGTCACGACGGCCACATGGCCATGCAACTGGGGGCGATTCACCACCTGGTGGCCTGTCGGGAGCAACTGCACGGTCAGGTGAAGTTCATTTTCCAGCCCGCCGAGGAGGGCCCCGGTGGCGCCAAGCCGATGATCGAGGCCGGAGTGCTGCGGAATCCGACGGTCGATGCCGCGATCGGGTTTCACATCTGGAACAGCCTGCCCGTCGGGCAGATCGGCATCGCGGAAGGCCCCGTCATGGCCAACACCGATGAGTTCGAGATCCTGGTGCAAGGGAAGGGGGGCCACGGTGCGGCGCCGCACCTGTCGGTGGACTCGATCGTGGTGGCGGCTCACCTGGTGACGGCCTTGCAATCGATCGTGTCGCGTGCGGTCGACCCGCTGGAACGTGCGGTGGTGACGGTAGGCAAGCTGGTGGCGGGCGATCGCCACAACATCATCGCCCACACCGCGCGCCTGAACGGCACGGCGCGCACCTTCTCCCCGGAAGTGGCCAAGTTGATTCCGGAGCGGGTGGCGGCGATCGCCGAGCACACCTGCAAGGCGTTCGGTGCCCAGTGTCATCTGCACTATCAGACCGTCTACCCGGCCACCGTCAACGACGGGGCCATGTGTCGGCGGGTCTGGGATTCGGCGGTCAAGGCCGTTGGTCCTGAGAACGTGGTGGTGGCGCGTCCCAGCATGGGCGGCGAGGACATGAGCTTTTTCCTGCAGGCCGTGCCTGGCTGCTTCTTCTTCATCGGCTCGGCGAACGCCGAAAAGGGCGTCGATGTGCCGCACCATCACCCCGAGTTTCGAATCGACGAGGATGCCCTGGCCGTCGGCACCCGCGTGATCGTGCAGGCCGTGCTCGATTTCCTCGCGCCCGTGTCTGCCGAGCCTGCCGCAGCGCGCTGA
- a CDS encoding methyltransferase domain-containing protein: MSDASHQAAAASARTHWNEVYAHKPLGPHPVDHPVLVAALEHFGDVRGLRVCDLGSGTGEYALAFLRAGAKVTAIDYSQEATARLRAHALQAGLEDLTVICGDALRLAEFGPFDCVFGAMILHHLEPFEQAVVALQQALTPDGRAFFHENNAGVGRFALAFRRYLTGRLWFPKYGDDQEFPLTSDEVAKLSGAFHVRVVYPELALFRLVSHYVFRERFAPGLFAWLDRTLYRWPAWRRFSYLQYLYLLPARRA, from the coding sequence ATGAGCGACGCCTCCCATCAGGCGGCTGCGGCTTCAGCCCGCACACACTGGAACGAGGTCTATGCGCACAAGCCGCTAGGGCCCCATCCTGTTGACCATCCGGTGCTGGTGGCTGCCCTGGAACATTTTGGGGACGTGAGAGGCTTGCGGGTTTGCGACCTGGGCAGTGGCACGGGGGAGTATGCCCTGGCGTTCTTGCGAGCCGGTGCCAAGGTCACGGCCATCGACTACAGTCAGGAAGCCACGGCACGCTTGCGGGCGCATGCCCTGCAGGCGGGGCTGGAAGACCTGACGGTGATTTGTGGCGATGCGTTGCGGCTGGCTGAGTTTGGACCGTTCGATTGCGTTTTTGGAGCGATGATCCTGCATCACCTGGAGCCGTTCGAACAGGCGGTGGTGGCACTGCAGCAGGCCCTCACGCCCGATGGGCGGGCCTTCTTCCACGAGAACAATGCGGGCGTGGGACGCTTCGCCCTGGCGTTCCGCCGCTATCTGACCGGCCGCCTCTGGTTTCCCAAGTATGGAGATGACCAGGAGTTCCCGCTCACGAGCGATGAAGTGGCCAAACTGTCAGGCGCCTTCCACGTGCGGGTGGTCTACCCCGAACTGGCCTTGTTCCGGCTCGTCTCTCATTACGTGTTTCGCGAGCGTTTCGCGCCCGGGCTCTTCGCCTGGTTGGACCGAACGCTTTATCGCTGGCCGGCCTGGCGCCGCTTCAGTTACCTACAATACCTGTACCTGCTTCCGGCCCGGCGCGCCTGA
- a CDS encoding LptF/LptG family permease, with amino-acid sequence MTIRAMLKILDRYILLELVNPFLFGVFGFLIVMLPALMFNLTDLIIKAGAPLRAVSKLFLYNLPFLTVLAFPVAFLFATLLAIGRMTKDFEVIAMRSAGISLKRIITPIMLTSLGVCGAAFVLNETVVPYANKQINQTIQDMTRNLARPPIKENTFFQGTDNRYFYIKEVRSDGQMKDIFIFDKTKDGLPQVIQAERARWVGQVWRLEFGTNYRYDRDGYIENEIAFKTMDIAISLNTSELIPPGLNAQEMSTAQLQGQISDLRKTGGATRQIEVQYWKKWSLPLASFFAALIAAPLGLIFSRMGGYVGVAFSIILVFIYYVTLQITEALGNFGHIPPFFGAWTSNLIFLLVGSVLVWRMDLR; translated from the coding sequence ATGACCATCCGCGCCATGCTGAAGATTCTCGACCGTTACATCCTGCTGGAGCTGGTCAACCCGTTTTTGTTCGGGGTGTTCGGCTTTCTCATCGTGATGTTGCCGGCCTTGATGTTCAATCTTACGGACTTGATCATCAAGGCCGGCGCGCCCCTTCGGGCTGTGAGCAAGTTGTTCCTCTACAACCTGCCCTTCTTGACGGTACTGGCCTTTCCCGTGGCCTTTCTGTTCGCCACCTTGCTGGCGATCGGGCGCATGACCAAGGACTTCGAGGTCATCGCCATGCGCTCGGCCGGGATCAGCTTGAAGCGAATCATCACGCCGATCATGCTCACCTCCCTGGGCGTCTGCGGGGCGGCCTTCGTGCTGAATGAGACGGTCGTGCCCTATGCCAACAAACAGATCAACCAGACCATTCAGGACATGACGCGCAACCTGGCGCGGCCGCCCATCAAGGAGAACACGTTTTTCCAGGGCACCGACAACCGCTATTTCTACATCAAAGAGGTCCGCTCGGACGGTCAGATGAAGGACATTTTTATCTTCGATAAGACCAAGGACGGCCTACCGCAGGTGATTCAGGCGGAGCGGGCACGCTGGGTCGGTCAGGTTTGGCGCTTGGAGTTCGGCACGAATTACCGTTACGACCGCGACGGCTACATCGAAAACGAGATTGCTTTCAAGACGATGGACATCGCCATCAGCCTGAACACGTCGGAACTGATCCCGCCCGGTCTGAATGCCCAGGAAATGAGCACGGCTCAGTTACAAGGGCAGATCTCGGACCTGCGCAAGACCGGCGGGGCCACGAGGCAGATCGAGGTCCAGTATTGGAAGAAGTGGTCCCTGCCGCTGGCCAGTTTTTTTGCCGCGTTGATTGCCGCCCCTCTGGGCTTGATTTTTTCCCGCATGGGCGGCTACGTCGGGGTCGCCTTCTCGATTATCCTGGTGTTCATCTACTACGTGACCCTGCAGATCACCGAAGCGCTGGGGAACTTTGGCCACATTCCCCCGTTTTTCGGAGCCTGGACCTCCAATCTGATTTTCTTGTTGGTCGGTTCGGTGTTGGTCTGGCGAATGGACCTGCGATGA
- a CDS encoding peptidoglycan-binding protein: MNPRILAATALLAGVSVLGVASTARAEWKGLSSFDCESSRANWNFDGLYGPYTTRAIKNLQQIRGIKVDGVTGPETCKALGLRYRRTLRCGMGGNDVYILQQALAASGFWYGGFGDTLTYDGQFPQGQGSWLEPPILTTPEPGATLPPLTMFTPEPTPEPTPVPTEAPSAAPTQAPSATPSPTPRPTIAPTPAPTPVPTAVPTPAPTPVPTPVPTAAPSQPAPVAGGPQWRPSIELQAGNWMLPLTAGAGSYDWGFSRPTWNGQASAWFGNWGVGGEVTNFALTYVNYRDPVGGPYFLPNTAMYDVLGKWRSDSGEYQVHAGYRGIGRANVNFATVAGVWDRPVLGSWLWTKASGQVGHNFAGSYFMDARALLCFRLDPMVAEIGFRHFSYQNQRDPLLHMNGPVLGAGVAF, encoded by the coding sequence ATGAACCCGCGCATTCTCGCTGCCACTGCCCTTCTCGCGGGTGTCAGCGTGTTGGGCGTGGCCTCCACGGCAAGGGCGGAATGGAAGGGCCTATCGTCTTTCGATTGCGAAAGCTCGCGGGCCAACTGGAATTTCGATGGCCTGTACGGCCCCTACACCACGCGTGCCATCAAGAACCTCCAGCAGATTCGGGGCATCAAGGTCGACGGCGTGACCGGCCCGGAAACCTGCAAGGCGCTAGGCCTGCGATATCGCCGCACGCTGCGCTGTGGGATGGGCGGCAATGACGTCTACATTCTGCAGCAGGCGCTGGCCGCCTCGGGATTCTGGTACGGTGGTTTCGGGGACACCCTGACCTATGACGGACAGTTTCCTCAGGGACAGGGCAGCTGGCTCGAGCCGCCCATCCTGACGACGCCGGAGCCGGGTGCCACCCTGCCGCCGTTGACCATGTTCACGCCGGAACCGACGCCGGAACCCACCCCGGTGCCGACGGAAGCTCCGAGCGCGGCCCCCACTCAGGCCCCCAGCGCCACCCCGTCCCCCACACCGCGACCGACCATCGCGCCCACACCGGCCCCCACGCCGGTGCCCACCGCGGTCCCCACGCCGGCGCCCACTCCGGTCCCCACCCCCGTGCCGACCGCTGCTCCCAGCCAGCCTGCTCCCGTCGCGGGCGGTCCCCAATGGCGCCCCAGCATCGAACTCCAGGCCGGAAACTGGATGCTGCCGCTGACGGCGGGAGCCGGTAGTTACGATTGGGGCTTCTCTCGCCCCACCTGGAACGGTCAGGCGTCCGCGTGGTTCGGCAACTGGGGTGTCGGGGGTGAGGTGACGAACTTCGCGCTGACCTACGTCAATTACCGAGACCCCGTCGGTGGCCCCTACTTCTTGCCCAACACGGCCATGTACGACGTGCTCGGCAAGTGGCGCTCTGATTCGGGGGAATACCAGGTTCACGCCGGCTACCGAGGCATTGGCCGGGCCAACGTCAATTTCGCCACTGTTGCCGGCGTCTGGGACCGCCCCGTACTGGGGAGCTGGCTCTGGACCAAAGCCAGCGGGCAAGTGGGTCACAATTTCGCTGGCAGCTACTTTATGGATGCCCGGGCGCTGCTGTGTTTCCGACTCGACCCGATGGTGGCGGAGATCGGCTTCCGTCACTTCTCCTATCAGAACCAGCGGGACCCGCTGCTTCACATGAACGGCCCCGTGCTGGGCGCCGGCGTGGCGTTCTGA
- a CDS encoding glutamate-5-semialdehyde dehydrogenase: MNLGNRIDLLREVRAAGGRVAIAPLAQRQAFLKALQRELQAGESTLLAANREDFLQAQAAGADDARLDRLRLDSNRLAGLCQAVAEIAAQPDPLAHTEEMGVRPSGIRLKRVRSPLGLIGMIYEARPNVTIDAAALAVFAGNAIVLRPGREIARSAAALGALLGAALREADLPESAVMVVEDPDRAWFEAMLNAAGVIDLLIPRGGASLIRAVEEKARVPVLAHALGVCHTYVDGTVDLAEALPVVLNAKVQRPGVCNATEGLLIDRAALDRLLKPLVDALSSAGVTLHGSSELAARDPRILPDGDQHCGHEWLSLDLTLQAVDGVAGAIAYIARHGSGHTEAILTRDEMAAARFVQEVQASAVMVNASTRFNDGGELGLGAEIGISTTRLHAWGPMGALALTTQRWVVEGAFSVRR, translated from the coding sequence ATGAACCTCGGCAACCGAATCGACCTCCTGCGGGAGGTGCGCGCAGCGGGAGGGCGCGTGGCGATCGCCCCGCTGGCACAGCGCCAGGCCTTTCTGAAGGCCCTGCAACGTGAACTTCAGGCAGGTGAGTCGACGCTGCTCGCGGCCAACCGGGAGGATTTCCTGCAGGCCCAGGCAGCCGGGGCAGACGACGCGCGCCTGGACCGACTGCGCCTGGACTCGAATCGCCTGGCGGGCCTTTGCCAGGCGGTCGCGGAAATCGCCGCCCAGCCCGACCCACTCGCCCACACGGAGGAAATGGGCGTTCGCCCCTCCGGCATTCGTCTCAAACGGGTGCGCTCGCCGTTGGGCCTGATCGGAATGATCTACGAGGCGCGACCCAACGTGACGATCGACGCCGCCGCGTTGGCTGTGTTCGCGGGCAATGCCATCGTGCTTCGCCCGGGACGAGAAATCGCCCGCTCGGCGGCGGCCCTCGGGGCGTTACTGGGCGCCGCCCTGCGCGAGGCAGACCTGCCTGAGTCAGCCGTCATGGTGGTCGAAGATCCCGACCGGGCCTGGTTCGAAGCGATGTTGAATGCCGCCGGCGTGATCGACCTTCTGATTCCTCGCGGCGGGGCCTCCTTGATCCGGGCCGTGGAGGAAAAGGCGCGCGTCCCGGTGCTGGCGCACGCCTTGGGAGTTTGTCACACCTATGTGGACGGGACGGTCGACCTGGCGGAGGCGTTGCCCGTCGTGCTCAACGCCAAGGTCCAGCGCCCTGGCGTTTGTAATGCCACGGAGGGCCTGCTGATCGACCGCGCCGCCCTCGACCGCCTGCTGAAACCCCTGGTCGATGCCTTGTCGTCGGCCGGCGTCACCCTGCACGGTTCGTCAGAATTGGCGGCCCGCGACCCCCGCATTCTGCCTGATGGCGACCAGCATTGCGGGCACGAATGGCTGAGCCTGGACCTGACGTTGCAAGCGGTGGATGGCGTGGCGGGGGCGATCGCCTACATCGCCCGCCACGGTTCGGGCCACACCGAGGCGATTCTGACTCGGGATGAGATGGCGGCGGCTCGGTTCGTGCAGGAGGTTCAGGCCTCGGCCGTCATGGTGAATGCCAGCACCCGCTTCAATGACGGGGGGGAGTTGGGCCTGGGGGCTGAAATTGGCATCAGCACGACTCGCCTGCACGCCTGGGGCCCCATGGGCGCCCTCGCCTTGACCACCCAGCGCTGGGTGGTCGAGGGAGCCTTCAGCGTCCGGCGGTAG
- a CDS encoding AarF/ABC1/UbiB kinase family protein, whose protein sequence is MAVYDPGVLAEALAAAGRTGWQRRLRLLQILLHFCGGFWLDSLFPAPHREARQRRRAGWLKDRFVELGATFIKIGQVLSTRPDLVPLPYVEVMASLQDQVPPFDSALAHQIIEAELGHPLPSLFSVFNPYPIAAASIGQVYKARLRTTGEDVVVKVQRPGLLPVLALDLAILRQLAEFVERHPLLGRGMPYTAILDEFGQSLYIQADYRQEGRFADRFRENFAHFPGVDTPQIHWSLTTARVMTMAYVDGFKPTDLVALSDAGLSFQDVVRTGVRATIKQLLEDGFFHADVHPGNLFVDRAGQLVYIDFGMVGELSPFVQEKIVDVFLHSVHRQYDALVEDFIALEFLSPKVDRAALVPVAEHIFKSQYGETGERLTVKEIFASVSRVLYEYPFRIPEKIAFILRTIITLEGIIHQLWPDFRFLEVAGPYAAKILLTDAKASIREKLVDELFVAGEFRPDRLSRLFGAASREPTFRFGEVAPAVLRYLTSPAGRRVREGLLELARRSSGTLHNEARDQVGVYMALAAADPSWSWDDLLLPVFDFLRTPEGLDNLQRLMELPALWRAADLELHAERTGQGGWDAIFAERSLSPEAQARLLDTLEWVLTAPGLTLQPLVERAATLLKSPAGRRWFQQLGEQLEKDPRSFDGRVLRLVSIAAEHPHLNIAPLVKAFFQLATGPEGRPWQNLLLHWFRDGEASGSEAPPRIEPLWRALQPLLADGRLRVSDVAGPTLGWLLSAEGEQVRNQVVNSFKEKLPEMAQGLWRAAGQTWQRLKQVLETESPPAPPTADPKG, encoded by the coding sequence GTGGCCGTGTACGATCCGGGCGTGCTGGCGGAAGCCTTGGCTGCCGCAGGGCGCACAGGCTGGCAACGTCGCCTCCGCCTGCTGCAAATCTTGCTTCATTTTTGCGGTGGGTTCTGGCTCGATTCGCTTTTTCCGGCCCCACATCGGGAAGCGCGCCAACGCCGACGGGCAGGCTGGCTGAAGGACCGCTTCGTCGAACTGGGCGCCACCTTCATCAAGATCGGTCAGGTTCTCTCGACCCGGCCAGACCTGGTTCCGCTGCCCTATGTGGAGGTCATGGCCTCGCTCCAGGACCAGGTACCCCCCTTCGACTCCGCGTTGGCCCATCAGATCATCGAAGCGGAACTGGGCCACCCTCTCCCCTCGCTCTTCTCCGTCTTCAACCCTTATCCGATCGCCGCCGCCAGCATCGGTCAGGTCTACAAGGCGCGCCTGCGAACCACGGGGGAAGACGTGGTCGTCAAGGTCCAACGCCCCGGACTGCTGCCGGTCCTGGCCCTGGACCTGGCCATCCTGCGCCAGTTGGCGGAGTTTGTGGAGCGTCATCCCCTGCTGGGGCGAGGCATGCCGTATACCGCCATCCTCGACGAATTCGGCCAGAGCCTCTACATTCAGGCCGACTACCGCCAGGAGGGACGTTTTGCGGACCGTTTTCGGGAAAACTTCGCACATTTTCCCGGCGTCGACACCCCGCAGATTCACTGGTCGCTCACCACCGCGCGCGTGATGACCATGGCTTACGTGGACGGTTTCAAGCCGACCGACCTGGTGGCCCTGAGCGACGCCGGCCTCTCCTTTCAGGACGTGGTCCGTACCGGGGTGCGGGCCACCATCAAGCAACTGCTGGAGGACGGCTTTTTCCACGCCGACGTGCACCCCGGCAACCTGTTCGTCGACCGCGCGGGCCAGCTGGTCTACATCGACTTCGGCATGGTGGGGGAGCTGTCACCCTTCGTGCAGGAAAAGATTGTCGATGTCTTTCTCCACTCCGTGCATCGGCAATACGATGCCCTGGTCGAGGATTTCATCGCGCTGGAATTTCTCTCCCCGAAGGTCGACCGCGCGGCGCTGGTGCCGGTCGCCGAGCACATCTTCAAGTCGCAATATGGCGAGACCGGTGAACGCCTGACGGTCAAGGAGATTTTTGCCTCGGTCTCCCGGGTGCTCTACGAGTATCCGTTCCGGATTCCGGAAAAGATCGCCTTCATCCTGCGTACCATCATCACGCTGGAGGGCATCATTCACCAGTTATGGCCAGACTTCCGCTTCCTGGAGGTGGCCGGGCCCTACGCGGCCAAGATCCTGCTGACGGACGCCAAGGCCTCCATTCGCGAAAAACTGGTGGACGAACTCTTCGTCGCCGGCGAATTTCGTCCGGACCGCCTCAGCCGGCTATTCGGGGCCGCTTCCCGCGAGCCCACCTTTCGCTTCGGGGAGGTGGCCCCCGCTGTCCTGCGCTACCTGACCTCACCGGCAGGCCGCCGGGTGCGCGAGGGGCTTCTGGAGTTGGCGCGGCGGAGTAGCGGCACCCTTCACAACGAAGCCCGGGACCAGGTGGGTGTCTACATGGCGCTTGCGGCAGCGGACCCGAGCTGGAGCTGGGATGACCTGCTGCTCCCCGTGTTCGACTTCCTGCGAACCCCAGAGGGCCTGGATAACCTGCAGCGCCTGATGGAGTTACCCGCCCTGTGGCGTGCGGCGGACCTGGAGCTTCACGCCGAGCGCACGGGACAAGGGGGCTGGGATGCCATTTTCGCGGAGCGTTCGCTGTCCCCCGAAGCCCAAGCTCGCCTGCTCGACACCTTGGAATGGGTGCTCACCGCCCCAGGCCTGACCCTGCAGCCTCTGGTGGAGCGAGCCGCCACCCTGTTGAAGAGTCCTGCGGGGCGACGCTGGTTTCAACAGCTGGGTGAACAACTGGAGAAAGACCCGCGCAGCTTTGACGGTCGGGTGCTCCGGCTCGTCTCGATCGCGGCCGAGCACCCGCATCTCAACATTGCCCCGCTGGTCAAGGCGTTCTTTCAGCTGGCCACGGGCCCGGAAGGCCGTCCCTGGCAGAATCTGCTGCTGCACTGGTTTCGCGACGGGGAAGCCAGTGGCAGCGAGGCGCCACCGCGGATCGAGCCCCTCTGGAGAGCCTTGCAGCCGCTGCTGGCAGACGGGCGTCTGCGCGTGAGCGACGTGGCCGGCCCCACCCTCGGATGGCTGCTGTCCGCCGAGGGAGAGCAGGTGCGCAATCAGGTGGTGAATTCGTTCAAGGAGAAGCTGCCGGAAATGGCGCAGGGCCTGTGGCGCGCGGCAGGACAGACGTGGCAACGGCTCAAGCAAGTGCTCGAAACGGAATCCCCCCCCGCGCCTCCAACGGCCGACCCGAAGGGCTGA
- the ccsB gene encoding c-type cytochrome biogenesis protein CcsB, whose protein sequence is MNWLELEQTAVSLTFIGGLVALVAFVIHLGTRRELFKAMGQGGMLLALLASGTTLVARGLIAQHAPWSNLWESMVTMLFVSLVFYFVVEFWYKPRYFGVVVSPLVMILIGGASILPPHFKGAAPLMPALQSYWIKIHVLLVLSSYAAFTMSFAAALAYFYFAWRQRREEALLLAPVHAGGEPGTGAPGSGRSRHDESLVFFDELTYRLILMGFPLLMIGIITGAMWANGAWGTYWSWDPKETWSLITWFVYAAYLHARLSHDWTGQRAAGLAALGFVSMVVTYIGVNYLSSGLHSYGFIR, encoded by the coding sequence GTGAACTGGCTTGAATTGGAACAAACGGCGGTTTCGCTGACCTTCATCGGGGGGTTGGTGGCCTTGGTGGCATTCGTGATTCACCTGGGAACCCGCCGGGAGCTGTTCAAGGCGATGGGGCAGGGTGGCATGCTCCTGGCGTTGCTCGCCTCGGGCACGACCCTGGTCGCCAGAGGCTTGATCGCCCAGCACGCCCCGTGGTCGAACCTGTGGGAAAGCATGGTCACCATGCTGTTCGTTTCACTGGTGTTCTATTTTGTCGTGGAGTTCTGGTACAAACCACGCTACTTCGGTGTGGTGGTGTCGCCTTTGGTGATGATTCTGATCGGAGGGGCCTCCATCCTGCCGCCCCACTTCAAGGGCGCCGCTCCCCTGATGCCGGCGCTGCAAAGCTACTGGATCAAGATTCACGTGCTGCTGGTACTTTCCAGTTATGCGGCCTTCACCATGTCGTTTGCGGCTGCGCTGGCCTACTTTTACTTCGCCTGGCGGCAGCGCCGGGAGGAGGCCTTGCTGCTGGCTCCGGTCCACGCCGGTGGGGAACCTGGTACGGGCGCGCCGGGCTCCGGTCGCTCCCGTCACGATGAGTCGCTGGTCTTTTTTGATGAACTGACTTACCGCCTGATCTTGATGGGCTTTCCTCTGCTGATGATCGGCATCATCACGGGCGCGATGTGGGCCAACGGCGCCTGGGGAACCTACTGGAGCTGGGACCCGAAAGAGACGTGGTCACTGATCACCTGGTTCGTGTACGCGGCCTATCTCCACGCCCGATTGTCACACGATTGGACGGGGCAGCGGGCCGCCGGATTGGCCGCACTGGGCTTCGTGTCGATGGTGGTGACCTACATCGGCGTCAACTACCTCAGCAGCGGCCTGCACTCCTACGGCTTCATTCGCTGA
- a CDS encoding cytochrome c biogenesis protein ResB: MSESVRPWAAWKREFLMFFGSLKLAIGLLLAIAAASIIGTVLPQDRGPEVITEAAFPAWLKLVLQALDAHDVYHAGWFVALLALLFINLAVCTYLRFPPTWRRYRLALPPAPSPSGLMEVQRLSAPPTPLFLDMLRKRGWRVQSQGEEIVFAEKNKFVRLAPTFIHLSLFLVIAGAIWGGLGGMKNSLPIAVGESVSSRRVVESAFQRGRWHQPGKAFDLRLDAFRLAFRPGGMVKQYYSEVTITPEEGGPPQQRTLWVNEPLIHEGVYFYQSFWGVAGLTYTLDGVTSRHSLAQAKTGGYMSRPFRLGSQEVMLFLRSLEEPAVLVETAQFQPVVQVYPGVPVEMGGHRFEVETYHLFSGLETKTDPGIPLVYLGCGMMIVGLALLPFRHCEAWVRRDDDGWLLGGRTHRGRVILRRELTALAAGWNRLAEAPAEQAGEGAAA; the protein is encoded by the coding sequence TTGTCGGAGTCCGTTCGTCCCTGGGCCGCGTGGAAGCGCGAGTTTCTGATGTTCTTCGGGTCGCTCAAGCTGGCCATTGGTCTGCTGTTGGCGATCGCCGCGGCGTCGATCATCGGAACGGTTCTGCCCCAGGACCGGGGCCCGGAGGTCATCACCGAAGCCGCTTTTCCGGCCTGGCTCAAGCTGGTCCTTCAGGCCCTCGACGCGCATGACGTCTACCATGCCGGCTGGTTCGTGGCCTTGCTGGCGTTGCTGTTCATCAACTTGGCGGTCTGCACCTATCTGCGCTTTCCGCCGACCTGGCGTCGCTACCGCCTGGCGCTCCCCCCGGCCCCGAGTCCCAGCGGCTTGATGGAGGTTCAACGCCTGAGCGCTCCCCCCACCCCGTTGTTCCTCGATATGCTGCGCAAGCGGGGCTGGCGGGTGCAGTCTCAGGGTGAAGAGATCGTCTTTGCCGAGAAAAACAAATTCGTGCGCCTGGCTCCCACCTTCATCCATCTGAGTCTGTTCCTCGTGATTGCGGGTGCCATCTGGGGGGGGCTGGGTGGCATGAAGAACAGCCTGCCGATCGCGGTGGGGGAGAGCGTCTCCTCGCGTCGGGTGGTGGAGTCAGCCTTCCAGCGGGGGCGTTGGCACCAGCCAGGGAAGGCGTTTGACCTGCGGCTGGATGCCTTTCGTTTGGCCTTCCGGCCCGGCGGGATGGTCAAGCAGTATTACTCCGAAGTTACCATCACCCCGGAGGAGGGGGGGCCGCCCCAGCAACGCACCCTCTGGGTCAACGAGCCGCTGATTCACGAGGGCGTGTATTTCTACCAGTCGTTCTGGGGGGTGGCCGGGCTGACCTACACCTTGGACGGGGTCACCTCGCGTCACTCGCTGGCACAGGCGAAGACCGGGGGGTACATGTCCAGGCCCTTTCGCTTGGGCTCCCAGGAAGTGATGTTGTTCTTGCGGTCTCTGGAGGAGCCCGCCGTGCTGGTCGAGACCGCCCAATTCCAGCCCGTGGTGCAAGTTTATCCCGGCGTGCCCGTTGAAATGGGCGGCCACCGCTTCGAGGTCGAGACCTATCACCTCTTCAGCGGCCTCGAGACCAAGACGGACCCGGGCATTCCGCTGGTCTATCTCGGTTGTGGCATGATGATTGTGGGGTTGGCCCTGCTTCCTTTTCGTCATTGTGAGGCGTGGGTCCGGCGGGATGACGACGGCTGGCTCCTCGGGGGCCGCACCCACCGCGGCCGGGTGATCCTGAGGCGCGAGTTGACGGCCCTGGCGGCGGGCTGGAATCGTCTGGCCGAGGCACCGGCCGAACAAGCGGGAGAGGGGGCTGCGGCGTGA